One Purpureocillium takamizusanense chromosome 1, complete sequence genomic window carries:
- a CDS encoding uncharacterized protein (EggNog:ENOG503PFVG), with protein MASNEYYNQGQQGYGHPQAPQPSYGPPQGGYQQQGYPQQGGYNQGYAPQGQPPMQYQQAPPPEDSRGGKKGGSNNCLMACIAALCCCCVAEEACECCIDCCECLF; from the exons ATGGCTAGCAACGAGTATTACAACCAGGGCCAGCAAGGCTACGGCCATCCCCAGGCTCCCCAGCCC AGCTATGGTCCTCCTCAGGGCGGCTACCAACAACAGGGCTACCCCCAGCAGGGGGGCTACAACCAGGGCTACGCGCCCCAGGGCCAGCCGCCGATGCAGTACCAGcaggcccctccccccgaaGAttcgcgcggcggcaagaagggcggcagcaacaactGCCTCATGGCCTGCATCGCCGCGctctgctgttgctgcgtcgccgaggaagcTTGCGAGTGCTG CATTGACTGCTGCGAGTGCCTGTTCTAA
- a CDS encoding uncharacterized protein (EggNog:ENOG503PIC8) produces the protein MHSGWEPSNVATAKCDMCSRQRCGVIQKCSDCKLSVCRDCAYADRLANDVRHELDPATAEWDSRTIPRGRGSRSSRRVSKAREDNVPRGSGHGRGQGEAATSFTPVRNPQAHLGSSAGQNTRLQGQEHKPASIQVNSNPHSQSMQRTRSTVGNAKTSVTQQQAQDAAQILVAMPNNRQDDRHESFQKRNKYDNVPRDSTLPPLRSIPDHNGCSLPPLNTMYPDMSYNDGAATHQQNASTLPASTPFQVAPTALMSPEPAQEDSVHLHAQYGYGDAHHHQAPHAYQSDYANAYHGGGGSTTSSYLIPSASTTQNASNQQQYMTSGTQYSNASYDYSLSAHNAPDQQYYAAAQTQYGHASYGPQGQYGEQAYAASPQAQTFPGQQYAIGQNQYGSATYASFPPMQETYGYGSFSQPQPAAMPPMNQLAPMEPSSVATAASGTHAPATTLPMAQTAAAQPCNPQTSSIPSVQAQLVRLARAVKHSEHADWPMEFCLRLAAQRSWSATMPTVRGTPQVFMALAQLMAATDRAILELNLPETNNSARLWLREEQSRISAPTANPSNRLSLANYLSNPPRGNSA, from the coding sequence ATGCACTCCGGCTGGGAGCCTTCCAACGTAGCCACCGCCAAGTGCGACATGTGCTCCCGCCAACGCTGCGGCGTTATCCAGAAGTGCTCCGACTGCAAGCTCTCCGTGTGTCGGGACTGCGCCTACGCGGACCGCCTGGCCAACGATGTCAGACACGAGCTGGATCCGGCTACGGCCGAGTGGGACTCACGAACCATCCCCAGGGGCAGGGGCTCGAGGTCCTCACGTAGAGTTTCCAAGGCTCGGGAGGATAACGTTCCTCGTGGaagcggccacggccgcggacAGGGAGAAGCGGCAACTTCCTTCACCCCGGTACGCAACCCGCAGGCACATCTGGGCTCTTCTGCTGGTCAGAACACCCGGCTGCAAGGCCAGGAGCACAAGCCGGCATCGATCCAGGTAAATTCAAACCCTCACAGCCAGTCCATGCAGCGGACCCGTAGCACCGTCGGCAATGCCAAAACGTCAGTCACTCAGCAGCAAGCACAGGACGCCGCCCagatcctcgtcgccatgccCAACAACCGTCAGGACGATCGCCATGAGAGCTTCCAGAAGCGCAACAAGTACGATAACGTCCCACGTGACAGCACTCTGCCGCCTCTGCGATCCATCCCTGACCATAACGGCTGTAGCCTCCCGCCTCTAAACACCATGTACCCCGACATGTCTTATAACGACGGAGCGGCGACACACCAGCAAAACGCCTCGAccctgcccgcctcgacccCTTTTCAGGTGGCACCCACGGCGCTTATGAGCCCCGAGCCGGCCCAAGAGGACTCCGTCCACCTTCACGCCCAATATGGCTATGGAGAtgcgcatcatcaccaagccCCCCACGCCTATCAGAGCGACTATGCGAATGCCTACCACGGTGGCGGAGGTTCTACGACCTCGAGTTATCTCATCCCATCAGCTTCGACGACTCAGAATGCGTCGAACCAGCAGCAGTATATGACCTCTGGGACTCAGTACAGCAATGCTTCGTATGACTACAGCCTTTCGGCACACAACGCTCCTGACCAGCAGTACTACGCTGCCGCCCAAACCCAGTACGGCCATGCTTCGTACGGTCCTCAGGGCCAGTACGGCGAGCAAGCCTATGCTGCAAGTCCACAGGCCCAGACTTTCCCTGGCCAACAGTACGCCATCGGCCAAAATCAGTACGGCAGTGCTACCTATGCCAGCTTTCCACCGATGCAAGAAACATACGGCTACGGCAGCTTCTCGCAACcacagccggcggcgatgccaccAATGAATCAGCTCGCTCCTATGGAGCCATCCTCCGTCGCAaccgcggcgtcgggcaCCCACGCTCCTGCCACGACGCTTCCGATGGCGCAaaccgcggcggcccagccgtGTAATCCACAGACATCCAGCATACCGTCCGTCCAAGCTCAGTTGGTGCGACTCGCCCGCGCGGTCAAGCACTCGGAGCACGCAGACTGGCCCATGGAGTTTTGTCTGCGGCTGGCCGCGCAACGGAGttggtcggcgacgatgcccacCGTCAGGGGCACGCCCCAGGTGTTCAtggcgctcgcgcagctcatGGCGGCCACGGACCGAGCCATCCTCGAGCTAAACCTCCCAGAGACGAACAACTCGGCGAGACTGtggctgcgcgaggagcagaGTCGCATCTCCGCACCAACGGCCAACCCGTCGAACCGCCTGTCGCTGGCCAACTACCTCTCCAACCCGCCCCGAGGCAACTCCGCCTGA
- the ABP1 gene encoding actin binding protein (COG:Z~EggNog:ENOG503NUCT): MASLNLSVNGPSIKSSYSGVVNGQPPASGSPTYAQWALFSVQAPLVSAFQDSGAKESILKVESTGDGELADLIEDFNEGRIQFAFVKVKDPNTALPKNVLIAWCGGGVPERTKGYFTSHTAAVAKVLHGYHVQITARSDSDLEPDSIMKKVSDASGAKYSAGGSGGASPSAPPPVKSKPVFTPTASSSGRAANPLVAARSRRDENVDEEGWGADAPPVTRTQIEKVESAYKPTKVNMAELTKQKQEPSRIVSSRQPEEPADVVRGGYQPIGKVDIAAIRAAAKNKEDDRPTPVKGSYEPVGKVDIAAIRAKAQKPSEEPADDAPAPKPVSDRAAVFSQPSQSERITSLPKPKVANKFGGASSFTGTKAPTPGGLGFGTGAAPTPAPVTSTSRTFADQGGKTPAQLWAEKKAKERGGDVGTAAAPATASPIASQTSGGNEWKSGYTGKSWAPVQTSGYSRGGPDSVSQQNTGEDTRNVEEEPAATPISALRDRFKDTAPIGAAAIPPAARAVEEEHEPEREATPPPPPPASSRPSGGFALPGLPSRPPPPAEEEDEEEDFRADEREHSPIRVAAPVGRGADSVTEPEARPVPPPVRPSEIDVPQEEDLPEQEESSHLARGAAGIVAQETFQPEHGTVEQAEQGGKRAVIQYDYEKGEDNEIDLVEGEFVTNIDMVDEDWWMGTNSKGESGLFPSNYVELVEDDSHEAAAPAPPPAPVAAQAAVPPAPEPAQSAGAGPTATALYDYEAAEDNELSFPEDAKITNLEFPDEDWWFGHFNGQSGLFPANYVQLDS, from the exons atggcgtcgttgAACCTGTCCGTCAATGGACCCTCCATAAAGAGCAGCtacagcggcgtcgtcaacggccagccgccagcATCTGGCTCGCCCACGTACGCTCAATGGGCGCTCTTCTCCGTCCAGGCGCCCCTCGTGAGCGCCTTCCAAGATAGCGGCGCCAAGGAGAGTATCCTCAAGGTCGAGAGCACAGGCG ATGGCGAGTTGGCCGACTTGATCGAAGACTTCAATGAAGGCCGGATTCAATTCGCCTTTGTCAAGGTCAAGGACCCCAACACAGCTCTCCCTAAGAACGTCCTCATCGCCTggtgcggtggcggcgtcccGGAGCGTACCAAGGGCTACTTCACCAGCCACACGGCCGCTGTTGCCAAGGTGCTCCATGGATACCACGTCCAGATCACTGCGCGTTCTGACAGCGACCTCGAACCCGACTCAATCATGAAAAAGGTTTCCGATGCATCCGGTGCCAAGTACTCGGctggcggctccggcggTGCTTCACCCTCTGCCCCGCCCCCCGTCAAGTCCAAACCCGTCTTCACCCCTACGGCGTCCAGCTCTGGCCGCGCTGCCAACCCTCTTGTTGCAGCCCGATCAAGGAGAGACGAGAATGTTGACGAGGAGGGTTGGGGTGCCGATGCGCCCCCAGTGACGAGGACCCAGATCGAAAAGGTCGAGTCGGCTTACAAGCCGACCAAGGTCAACATGGCTGAGCTCACCAAACAAAAGCAGGAGCCTTCCCGCATTGTTAGTAGCCGCCAGCCCGAAGAACCCGCCGATGTCGTCAGGGGAGGCTATCAACCAATTGGGAAGGTTGACATCGCTGCGATTCGTGCGGCagccaagaacaaggaggATGACCGGCCGACTCCGGTCAAGGGCTCGTATGAACCCGTTGGCAAAGTCGATATCGCCGCAATCCGCGCAAAGGCCCAGAAACCTTCAGAGGAGCCCGCGGACGATGCCCCTGCGCCGAAGCCCGTCTCTGACCGGGCCGCTGTCTTCTCTCAGCCTAGTCAATCTGAGCGCATCACATCGCTGCCGAAACCCAAGGTTGCCAACAAATTTGGTGGAGCGTCGAGCTTCACCGGCACCAAGGCGCCAACGCCAGGGGGGCTTGGGTTTGGAACTGGCGCAGCTCCTACTCCGGCGCCAGTCACATCTACAAGCAGGACATTTGCAGACCAGGGAggcaagacgcccgcccagctTTGGGCGGAAAAGAAGGCAAAGGAAAGGGGCGGTGATGTTGGGActgcggccgcgccggctACTGCATCCCCGATTGCATCGCAGACGAGTGGCGGCAATGAGTGGAAGAGCGGCTATACTGGCAAGTCTTGGGCACCGGTACAGACTTCTGGCTACAGCCGTGGTGGACCGGACAGTGTGAGTCAGCAAAACACTGGCGAGGATACGAGAaacgtcgaggaggagcccgcGGCCACGCCCATCTCCGCTCTGCGTGACCGATTCAAGGACACGGCCCCGATCGGTGCCGCTGCGATCCCGCCTGCAGCGAGGGCTGTGGAGGAAGAACACGAACCCGAGCGTGAagccacgccgcctccgcctccgcctgccAGCTCGAGACCCTCGGGCGGATTCgccctgcctggcctgcctaGTCGAccaccccctcccgccgaggaggaggatgaggaggaggacttCCGAGCTGACGAGCGCGAACATTCGCCCATTCGTGTGGCTGCCCCCGTGGGCCGTGGTGCCGACTCCGTGACGGAACCCGAGGCTCGTCCTGTGCCACCTCCGGTGCGCCCCAGCGAAATCGACGTTCCCCAGGAAGAGGATCTGCCAGAGCAGGAGGAATCGTCCCACCTTGCTCGCGGGGCAGCAGGTATTGTTGCCCAGGAGACGTTCCAGCCGGAACATGGCACGGTGGAGCAGGCTGAGCAGGGCGGCAAGCGCGCCGTGATTCAGTACGACTACGAGAAGGGCGAGGACAACGAGATCGAcctggtcgagggcgagttCGTCACCAACATCGACATGGTGGATGAGGACTGGTGGATGGGCACCAACTCCAAGGGCGAGAGCGGTCTCTTCCCCAGCAACtacgtcgagctcgtcgaggacgactcccacgaggctgccgcgcccgcacctCCCCCCGCACCTGTTGCGGCGCAGGCAgccgtcccgcccgcgccggagcCCGCCCAGTCGGCTGGTGCCGGCCCTACTGCCACGGCCCTCTACGACTATGAGGCGGCCGAAGACAACG AACTGAGCTTCCCCGAAGACGCCAAGATTACGAACCTCGAGTTTCCCGACGAGGATTGGTGGTTCGGGCACTTCAATGGACAGTCGGGCTTGTTCCCGGCCAACTACGTTCAGCTGGACTCGTAA
- a CDS encoding uncharacterized protein (TransMembrane:2 (i191-209o270-288i)~EggNog:ENOG503NXR1~COG:B), producing MQNRIDRLEGLVLSLMHNGGNVDPESAARASESLSHSTTGSASSAKACREEAAMMDDDSDVDDSLATSLGVLKVDSDKGKSMYIGQEHWHLILADIAEVKNYFTNHKKELETSYERVRSSKPVTAREGPTLLLGALPASELELRAELPPKSSVLALCSRYFNSMDNAVSIIHGPTFLQQLRTHWQDPSKTPIMWIGLLYSVLCLAMLSYHKVGDEPPEWKGRTLELADEYRLRTVQCLIKADYTRPVEYTVETMILYVFGEYSSRWDADLGLWLIVSLITRIAFRMGYHRDAKWFPSLTPFQAEMRRRTWALVRMSDVIFSHQVSLPSMIYEHDCDTQLPNNIFDDEFNPGIKQLPPSRPITEATPISYMIAKAKLCNELGNILQVTNRVGKGVPYDEIIRFDAKLRQVMQELPPHLKLGPLEGANEPITLIIARFNVDILYQKILCLLHRKYISKARQNPRYAHSRRSAVEASLQAMAHLQMLRRESQGNGRLKAVGWYVKSIATKEFVLPAMLIVLDLHYDNMAGQAGTCEGHEGAFLWSSEERANMIGTLEDAVSIWKSLADTSMEAFKASKVIEIMLQKIKEPTQSDSTSMPSQTDSLSTLESSMGMDQTPAMGPGLMPIDGFPDFSTGLSPFSNTNSSAFMGMEFSLPPPNLVDMQTDGFNPTGAASPMSMFTNFGSGSGTGPDLTANFDWGAFENYTQMANWGADQSFQIYGAEDQSPGQGSGSGSMSMQ from the exons ATGCAGAATCGCATTGATCGCCTCGAGGGCTTGGTCCTGTCGTTGATGCATAACGGTGGCAACGTCGATCCCGAATCTGCTGCCCGCGCAAGCGAATCTCTTTCTCACTCTACAACGGGCAGTGCCTCTTCTGCCAAAGCTTGCCGCGAGGAGGCAGCCATGATGGATGACGACAGTGACGTGGATGATAGCCTTGCGACGTCCCTGGGCGTGCTCAAAGTCGATAGCGACAAGGGCAAGTCCATGTACATTGGACAAGAGCATTGGCATCTGATCCTCGCAGACATTGCAGAGGTGAAGAACTACTTCACAAACCACAAGAAAGAACTGGAAACGAGCTACGAGCGGGTCAGGTCCTCCAAGCCTGTCACCGCCCGCGAGGGaccgacgctgctgctcggcgctCTTCCCGCCTCAGAactcgagctgcgcgccgagctccccCCCAAGTCAAGCGTCCTTGCTCTCTGCAGCCGATACTTCAACTCCATGGACAATGCAGTGAGCATCATACACGGGCCGACcttcctgcagcagctccgcaCGCACTGGCAGGATCCATCAAAAACGCCCATCATGTGGATAGGCCTCCTTTACTCGGTCCTCTGTCTTGCCATGCTGAGTTATCACAAAGTTGGGGATGAGCCTCCGGAGTGGAAAGGACGCACATTGGAGCTTGCGGACGAGTACCGCTTGCGGACCGTCCAGTGCCTCATCAAGGCTGACTACACCAGACCGGTCGAGTACACCGTCGAGACGATGATTCTATACGTCTTCGGCGAGTACTCGTCAAGATGGGATGCTGATCTGGGCCTGTGGTTGATTGTCTCTCTGATCACGCGGATAGCCTTCCGCATGGGGTACCATCGCGACGCGAAATGGTTCCCGTCGCTGACGCCCTTTCAAGCC GAAATGAGACGGCGGACGTGGGCGCTAGTTCGCATGTCAGATGTCATCTTTTCGCACCAGGTATCGCTACCGAGCATGATCTACGAGCACGACTGCGACACGCAGCTGCCCAACAACATATTCGACGATGAGTTTAATCCCGGGATCAAACAACTGCCGCCATCCAGGCCCATTACAGAGGCGACGCCAATCTCGTACATGATTGCCAAGGCTAAGCTCTGCAACGAACTCGGCAATATTCTCCAGGTAACCAACAGAGTGGGCAAGGGCGTTCCATATGACGAGATCATCCGGTTCGACGCGAAGCTCCGCCAGGTGATGCAGGAGCTTCCTCCCCATCTCAAGCTCGGTCCCCTCGAGGGCGCTAATGAGCCCATCACGCTCATCATCGCACGTTTCAACGTGGACATTCTTTATCAAAAGATTCTGTGCCTTCTGCATCGCAAGTACATTTCCAAGGCGCGACAAAATCCGCGTTACGCACACTCTCGCCGTAGTGCGGTTGAGGCGTCCTTGCAGGCGATGGCACATCTGCAGATGCTTCGCCGTGAGTCTCAGGGCAACGGGCGGCTGAAAGCGGTGGGCTGGTACGTGAAATCGATCGCGACAAAGGAATTCGTactgcccgccatgctcaTCGTGCTTGACCTGCACTACGACAACATGGCAGGCCAGGCGGGTACTTGCGAGGGCCACGAGGGCGCATTTCTTTGGAGCTCCGAGGAGCGGGCCAACATGATAGGCACGCTGGAAGACGCCGTATCTATTTGGAAATCGCTTGCGGACACGTCGATGGAGGCGTTCAAGGCCTCCAAGGTCATCGAGATTATGCTCCAGAAGATCAAGGAGCCCACGCAGAGCGACAGCACGTCAATGCCTTCTCAGACCGATTCCTTGTCGACGCTGGAGTCAAGTATGGGGATGGACCAGACGCCCGCCATGGGCCCAGGTTTGATGCCCATCGACGGCTTCCCGGACTTCAGCACCGGCTTGAGCCCGTTCTCGAACACCAATAGTAGCGCCTTCATGGGGATGGAGTtcagcctgccgccgcccaacctCGTGGACATGCAGACGGATGGATTTAACCctaccggcgccgcctctcccaTGTCCATGTTCACCAACTTTGGCAGCGGTTCGGGCACGGGGCCTGACCTGACGGCAAACTTCGACTGG GGTGCGTTCGAGAACTATACACAGATGGCCAACTGGGGCGCCGACCAGAGCTTTCAGATATACGGTGCTGAGGATCAGTCGCCGGGGCAGGGATCCGGCTCCGGTAGTATGAGCATGCAGTAG
- the GRX3 gene encoding glutaredoxin (COG:O~EggNog:ENOG503NXX9), protein MSTITEVTSQPQWDELLGSVPPSALVIVSFHAPWAAPCAQMATVLSTLASEYPVTEPKSTVWASVNAEELSDISEAYDVTAVPFLVLLRNGNVVETVSGSSAVKVRTAIETQTRADGNTTAAGDAMNGVEKTGGKPAVEEAPVDPAKQKDELFKRLGDLVKAAPVMLFMKGTPSSPQCGFSRQMVAILREHSVKYGFFNILADDEVRQGLKEFAEWPTYPQLWVDGDLVGGLDIVKEELGNDEEFFKPYSVSGPNDAAVA, encoded by the exons ATGTCTACGATCACCGAGgtcaccagccagccccaaTGGGACGAACTGCTAGGCTCTGTTCCCCCATCAGCGCTTGTCATTGTCTCTTTCCACGCTCCCTGGGCCGCCCCGTGTGCGCAGATGGCAACCGTCCTGTCGACCCTGGCCTCCGAATACCCCGTCACCGAGCCGAAGAGTACCGTTTGGGCCTCCGTCAACGCCGAAGAGCTTAGCGACATCAGCGAGGCCTACGACGTCACCGCAGTCCccttcctcgtcctgctgAGAAACGGCAATGTTGTCGAGACGGTcagtggcagcagcgccgtcaaGGTCCGGACGGCCATCGAAACACAGACACGAGCCGATGGCAAtacaacggcggcgggcgatgccATGAATGGTGTTGAGAAGACGGGTGGCAAGCCAGCCGTGGAAGAGGCGCCGGTAGATCCTGCCAAGCAAAAGGATGAGCTTTTCAAGCGGCTGGGAGACCTGGTCAAGGCAGCACCCGTCATGCTTTTCATGAAGGGGACGCCAAGCTCTCCGCAGTGCGGCTTCTCGCGGCAGATGGTGGCAATCTTGCGTGAGCACTCCGTCAAGTACGGGTTCTTCAAtatcctcgccgacgacgaggtacGCCAGGGCTTGAAGGAGTTTGCAGAGTGGCCGACCTACCCGCAACTCTGGGTCGATGGTGATCTGGTCGGTGGACTGGACATT gtcaaggaggagctgggcaacgacgaggagttTTTCAAGCCGTACAGCGTCAGCGGCCCTAACGATGCTGCGGTTGCATGA